The nucleotide window ataaactcaaaaaataaatttttaacaaatgatatattaaaaataataaagaatgaGATATTTAAACTTGTAgaagatgaaataaaagaaataagaAATACATCTGGCTCTGTTATAACATcaatattaacaaaatatgaagGGATAGAAAAATGGCCAGAagcattatataatttattactTTTAGTAGAACGCGGAAATAATGATGTAGTAGATGGAGCATTCCGtgctataataataataattgaaGATGAGTTAATAAATCGAAAAAATACTgattctcttttttttcaattttgcAAAACGCAGttattagaaaaattatttttatattgttcaCTACAAGagaaaagtataaaaaaaaaatatgccgCTGAATGTCttgatttatttattaacgCATCATGTTTTGCAACAAATGGcatatttaatgaatatttcCCACAGTTATGGGAATGTTTAGGTTATTTAGCAGCAGAAGAAGATAcacaaatattaaaaattgttgTCACATGTGTGACAATTATTACGGACACAAGatatgcatctatatttaataatctTGATGGAATAATTCAATTTATGGTAAATGCAACCAATTCAGGTGATAGAAAAGTACAATTGGAGGCATTAGAATTTTGGCCTGTGTTTATTAAGGACAGAAGTTATATGGcatattcaaattataataataataatagtaataataataaatgcaTTATCAGTAGTAATGTTACCGATGGTAAACCGATTGGAACCAATACATCGGAAAATTACATCGacgaaaatatatataaaaatataaacgaATTACGAAATGAGGCTTTAAAAAcgttaaaaaattatttaccatatttatgtaaaatattaatagatAATACAGTATATACAAAATGGGATTATTTAACAATGGATGAATCTCATTTTCAAAATGATAATGCAAATGTTCCAGATTTAATACAGGACATTTCTCCTGAGTTATACCACAgcagtaataataataattttgctAACGCTCAAAGTAGTGATAATAAAAGCAATAACATGCTGAATGAGCAAGGTGAATATTTAAAagtgcaaaatataaattcaaatattaaTGGAAATTgtgcaaataataataatgaaaattgtATGAATGTTAATTCAGGTGATATAacaaatgataataatataaatgatgatTTAGATGATATGagtgatgaagaaaaaaatgatgaaatgaCCTCAAGGACATGGGGTAATGATTGGACAGTAAGAAAAGGTGCTGCACTATGTTTAGATTATTTAtcaaatgtatataatgatgatatattagaatatatattacctCATATTGAAGAGAAATTAATGAGTGATAAATGGAATATTCGAGAAAGTGCTGTATTATCATTAGGCGCTATTGCCAAAGGTTGTATGTATAGTTTATCTCCATTCATTCCTAAAGTTTtagaatatttaataaaattgttaaatgATGAAAAGCCCTTAGCACGAAGTATTTCTTGCTGGTGTGTTACAAGATTTTCATCATGGATATGTCATCCAGATAATTGCGATAAATGGTTTGAACCcgttttattaaatttattaaaaagagTATTAGATAGTAATAAACGAGTTCAAGAAGCAGCTTGCTCTTCATTTGCTAATTTAGAAGAAGATGCATTAGAATTATTAAACAACCATTTACATGAAATAGTACATACTATACAACAAGCATTTCAAATATACCAagcaaaaaattatttcattttatttgatGTAGTAGGAACATTAATTGATAGTGTAAATATTGTTAAGGAAAATATAGATTTAGCCCATGAAATTGTTAATTCGATACTTATAAAATGGAATAATATAAGAATTAGTAGTCCATATATTATTGCACTTATGGAATGTATGTCTTGTATTACTAGTGCTTATGGAAAAgagtttttaaaatatgcaaaaattgTTATAAGAACatgtattaaatttttagtattattatatatagattTAGAAGAggaaattaaatattattataatagaaAAGTAAACAATTCGAATTCATTTATTGTTAatagaaataatataacaCAAACCGCTaatgaattattaaattattataaaatttcaaATGAagattattttattaatcttAAAGACATTGATTCGATATCTTCctcgaaaaaaaaagatcTAATCGAATGTAGTTTTGATTTATTATCAAGAATATTAAGTGTTATTAATTCAGATATTATTGAAATTATAGcagaaaatgaatataactTTATACCATTGGTTCATAAATATTGCCTAAAAGTTGGATGTGTTCATATTGATGGTATAATGTTTACGATTAATTCTTtggataataataatcaaaattCAGCCGATGGtgttaatacaaataataatagatcTGGCTCCAACGAAAAGGGCATGCCACTATTATTAAATCATAATTATAACACGAAACTACCTACAAGTTCTAGTAGCATCGGTAATGATAATGTCAATGTTTCATCAGGGTCAGTGAAAAATGGAGttataatgataaataaagaaaatgaatatacaGAGTTAGCTAAACAGTTTTTAAATTTTGGTATTTTACAATCAAATTTTGCATTAATTGGAGATATATCCAGATTTTGCGCTCAATATTTAATACcatttttaaatgatattATTCCATTTTTAATAGCACATATATCACACCCATCTATACCAGTTTCAAATAATGCTAGCTGGGCAATTGGGGAAAttagtatacatataaactCGCAATATATAGAACCATATGTTGACGAAATTGTAAAacaacatatttatatttgtcaAAATTCTAAATACCATGGTTGCttattacaaaatatatgtataactGTAGGAAGATTATGTTCTACTTAccctaaaaaaataatatattattttcctcaatttttaaaaacatgGTTAAAAATTATGTCTCATGGCACccaagaaaatgaaaaaattaattcacTAAAAGCCATTTTAGAagcattatatttaaatctTGATATTGCTGCTGAGCATTTAAAagatattgtatatataatactaaaatataaatatgtttctcagaacattaatatttttttccatcaaTTTTTATCAACAATGAAACAAAAGTATCCTAATCAGTGGAAGGAAATTTACAACCCAATGATGGATGAGCATTCTTCGCCAATACCAACCGATATGTTAAATGATTTGAGCACTAGATTTAATTTAtaagaaataatatatacgcAGTTACGCACGTTTTCACTACAATAAACAATGTATAAGCCTTTGCACATGCATATATGCCAACATTTTACAGTTGTGAGTTATAGATGCACTACATATTATGTTGAAAATGTTTATCAAATGAGAACAAAGTATGTGAGCAATCTGTAGTGCTATAAAactataataatagtatatattgcgaattattatataatatagattaaacaaaaaataaatgaagcTTTATTTGCATAAAAGGTACTTGTATATTGGAAGATAGTGTGccttttaataatatattttatatacataatcaacatttatattatctatatgcataaatatgtatgtatctatataatttacaaatatatatgcatgaatatattaaatttattaaatatatatttatgtgtaTATGTGTGTTTATATGTACATTACATttgcataaatattttttgtatgcATATCAATTTCAAACAGTCTGTATATTTccaaatatgaataaaaaatatataattgcatTTTAAGGAACATAATACATAGATTTATTATTGAAAGCATAATGTGAGGgcataatatataaagtattaaaaaaaaattatttttaaatgtacattttaattaaaatttattttttccatacttttcctttttttttttttatgttatatattttttttatttttttttaaataccacttaattattattcttaGATAATTAAAAAGAGAGATAAAAACAGTTATATAacgaaaattaaaaatattttttgtttttttcatataaattatataataattaaaaattagcTTTGCATAATTGCTACACCTTAATTTTGtctatatattaaaaaaggaaaaaaaaaacaatacaagcataataaatattaaacaatTTGATATAATTAATCACAAGCTTTTTAAAGCCAAAGAAATATTGCTTCGTATTGAAAGTCATATATATccaaaaatttattattcacatatgatatttttactttttatcCAATATTCTCAAATGTAGAAAAAACACCATTGCATATCagaatgtatattatttttataattgttaTGAGAAcattatatagtttttttgtGTTTATAAAATTGTGCATAAGTATCTATACAGATgtgacaaaataaaatttaactataaaaaaataaaatgcgAAATGTTTCTTattcttttttgtttttgtgaATTCCATAAATATAAAGGTCACGTAACAGTAAACAATAATACATATGTACATGTATGAATTCTTACAAGCTGATACACAccaatatatatgtgcattaatagaaataaaaatatgcaattatataataataatgcaacAATGcttaaaatgaaaatatacatatttgtaACAATAGAcgttgtatatttttttattataaatttaagtgCGTTTTCTATCATTAATAATGAGATATGCAATCACTAATACGCATAGAATATGAAAagaaaagttaaaaaaaatatatgtatatatgtcacatgcatatatataaccaataaaaagataataaaattctgaaaaaaaaatgtaaaatgtACATACATCAACAATTGCACAAAAGAAATAAtcaattatgtatataaaaacaaaatgataaACAATTTGTTTTGCATGCTGCAATTATGTATTATCCAGTTGTTTTATTATAGCACATTGGAAATTGACTAATCTTAGCATAAGAACAAATTATTAATCAtggtatataaatattatatacataaacgaaaaagaaaaaaagagtGAATATGTACggatatatgcatatatacacatacatATGCAAACATAAACAAACGTAAACAATGACTTgggaattatttttattttattatttgactTTTATTGAGGGTTCTACCCTTTTTTGCAACCTTCACTAATTTATTTCACGCCTTTTCATATACAAATGgggaatatttaaaaaaatggcgTTTCCTTagtatttttatcattatatttttgagcATCCTTCcgcatattttaaaataaacaaaaataagaaaaaattaaataaataagaaaaaataaaaagaaatgtggtatattatgtatattcataaaatcgATATATGCGCCCTAggagatatattttcttcccTTTGtagatattttttaatataatattatgatGCTACGCCATAACGTTTTTCCTTAGATtccataaatttatttttaataatttcaaTAACATCATAATTTGAAACAGTTGAAATATCTCCATAATCATTCAATCCGATTGCTATAGCTCTTAATATTcttcttataatttttccACTTCTTGTTTTTGGCAAATCGGGGacaatacatattatatctGGTGTAGCAATTGGTCCAATAACTTTTCTAACGTATAGCTTCAATTCTTCTATTAACTTTTCATCGGTATAATTTTCATGAGTATGATTTTGTACAATGTTGTCATTTGAACTTAATAGAGATCgattatttaattcatcattattattattatcaccaTTACATTCTGGATATTTTTGAAAACTTGTGAGTTTTTTAACGACAAAACATAGAATACCTTCCCCTTTAACTTTATGAGAAAAAGATACAACTGCTGATTCAGAAATACATGAATGTTGAACTAAAGCATGTTCAATTTCTGCAGCGCCTAATCTATGACCTGATACATTTAGTGTATCATCTATCCTTCCTGATATCCAATAATACCCATCTTCATCTCTATATGCACCATCTCCAGTAAAATAATAACTGGGGCATGCTTCAAAATAGGTTTTAATTAATCTATTGTGATTTCCATAAACTGTTCTTAACATACCTGGCCATGAACtttttatacataatatacCACATACATTTGGACCCTTTAATGGCTCTAATGTTTTTGAATTTAATATCTCTAATTGTATACCAAAAAATGGTAAAGAAGCAGATCCCGGTttcattttaaataaatgtggTATAGGTGCAATGACAATGCCCCCTGTTTCTGTTTGCCAATATGTATCGACaattacacattttttttttccaacaACATTATAATACCATCTCCATGTTTCTGGGTTTATAGGTTCGCCTACACTTCCTAATATTCTACAAGATGAtaaatcataatttttaatataataatcaCCATGTTTCATTAAAGTTCTAAGTGCGGTAGGGGCTGTATAAAATTGCGTTATTTTATGAGTTTGTATTAAGTTCCAATATCTACTACAATCAGGATAGGTAGGtatagatgaaaataaagtGGTTGTTATTCCATTTAATAATGGTCCATATACTACATAAGTATGACCTGTTACCCAACCAATATCAGCAACACAACCAAAAATATCATCATCTtttatatcaaaaatatatttggaTGTTGCAaatgcatataataaatatcctGCAGTAGTATGAGTCACACCTTTAGGTTTCCCAGTAGAACCagatgtatataatatagataaaaaatcTTCACTATCTACATATTCTATTGGGCAATATGGtctcatatttttcattaacaTTGATCCATTAATATCTCGACCTTCTTTTagtgtacatatattttcatcaaaatCATATTTGCTTTTAcaattttgttcataattgGCGTGTCCATTGtgtatattataatcattaatatgtTCAAAAGCGTTTACTTGATTACAGttaatcatattattatcatatgaAATATGTCCATTCATTTGTGTCCCATTTTCAGTCAATTTATTTTCCTTTCCATCTATTATATACTGAtcattattgttatataaCTCTTTATATGTACCATTTTCCTtgttttgattttttttatttatattggtattttttgatattaatttattaagtGTTTGTATATCTTTTTCTTTAGTACCCTTTTTATcgattttattatttttggatAAATTGACATCATTCGTATCATTATTAGAAGATAAATTAATATCATTATGATTGCTATTACTACATATGCctgttatattatttgtaacacaattatttaaattctcagtttttttatcaaatgtATCTTCTTTAATATGATTGGAAATATCATTATGTAATATACTATCATATACATTTGGGCTTGGAtcattattgtttttatgtGTTGCATTTCCAACTGCGTAATATTGCAAGAAATGACTACTTCCTTGAGAGCATATATTAGAtgtattatacatattatttgaTTTACTATTTaatatactattattattgttatcatttctttttgttttatttttaaaaactatACACGTTTTGATCATTCCAGACATCTCCATTGCCCCATCggcaatattttttaatttggttAATTTACCGCCTCTTAAACCAAAATCGCTAGTAATTAAAATAGTTGATCCTGAACTGACTATCCTTTCTGATAAACTCCTAGTAGAATATCCAGCAAAAACAACATTATGTATAGCACCTATTCTAGCGCATGCTAGCATAGAATATATCAATTCCGGTATCATTGGCAAATAAATGGTTACACAATCTTGTTTTTTAACTccatacatttttaataaattagcAATTTTACAAActttttctaataatttttgataacttatttttttataatcatttggTGTATCCTTTTCCCATATAATGGCAGTCTTATTAGGATGCTTTTCAACCCATCTATCAACACAATTATCACAGGCATTTATTTTCCCATTAACAAACCAGCTAACATTTCCTTTATTAAAATTGCCAATATATGTCTTAGTAAATAATTTAGACCAccttaaattattttttgccATATCACCCCAAAATAACTCAGGGTTTTTTATACTCTCttcatacatttttttatattcttttatatctttaattTGGTTGTTACCAccaaatttattttgatcGACCTCATATGCTTCATTTACTGGAAATGATTTGCTATTAaggaaaatattttcatctaTATCAATATTATCAATTTTTGATGAATCCATCTTTGAAGCAACTCCATTGTGTTCCGCGTTATTCATTATGTACTACGGGCTTTACCCAATTTTTtctcgttttttttttttttttaatttatttttatttctttttataattaatatatataagctATATAATCTCAACAATTTTATGTTATTTCATAATTACAATAAAACATAGCACGTGcatatgtacatattataaatatgcatatatatatactctTTAAGCATGctgcttatttttttttttttttttcctttaaattaaaaacataataaatatattattttaaaagaaaaaaaatactttaaacaatacaaagaaaataaatattttttaaaataacagGAATAAATTAATAAGTGTTATATAGTATATTTGTCATTATATGGCAAAATTGCTGTAAACTTGATACATACCTAATATATtcaattttgtttatatatcaCGCAAATAAGTTAATATAAGATACattaattatatacacatatttattatataaatatatttacagtATTATATATGACCATTATTACCCGTGTTATATAAATAAgccttattatttaatacCAATCGAAACTAAGCATTCAAAGGGCaaaattatgcatatatatatatgaatattggTGATTTTCtgaaattaatttttaaagaaTTTTATAGCAGTGGCATGAAATAATTAGTTaaatatgtgaaaaaaatagttaaacattcttacatatttttaagtatatattaataaaagtatatttaaattaaaatattcatattactttatttgtatatttttttaagcgTCAAATTTTAAAcgcatatttatatatgattatatattatagggGATTTTACTAATAATAGTATTAATCgttctttttgttttttttttcttaattaCTTCatacacataataatttcaccatatatatataaaaaaaagctTAAAATGTTggcataaattatatttattaattaacATTTGTAATCAAAACCATTTTATTGTTCAGTGAATATTTTTCTCACTTTTTCTTATTAATCATTTATGGTGTTAtgttaagagaaaaaatatatgcttTATATATgctatataaaaaaataataacataattGAAAGAAAACAAAGAGAAAAGAGAAAGATACAACAATATGCTTATTAAATcgtaaataatatatgcttatattacatatatatgtatttgctcgaatattgtttataattACAACAAAATATTTCCCCTTAATATAGTTGTGTGTATTTGTTTACTTTATATTACTTTAATAACtaagtatattatttttttttttaatttatacaaGCCCAAttaatataacataattttattatattttcttttttttgttattgcACATTATAACATTCATTTTGCAGAAATTAATAGGTTTCTTATAAATGTGTAAATAATGTTTAATAATatctacatatttttttatttggtaAATTAAATTGTAATTTAAAAAGTGGCAATTATGTGCAACTTAAATTTGATGCATACTTAAGATATTCGACTTCCATAATCCTTAGTTCGCCATATATATGTAACcgtgtaaaaatatatatgaataataaaataaacatcCATGCACACATAGTATGAACAATTATTGTAATGCATAATATTTTCCAAGTTAATTTCAAAATAAGCATAATTTATGATATGTTCACTAGTacaattaaattttttccCCTTCACACATGAAATTACATATCATGATTTTTTTGTGATTATAAAAGTAAATTGATgttgaaatatattaattctaATAATGGAAGAAAATGTAAATGAGATTAACAAAAAGctaaaaattaataacaataaagCTGTAAACTATTACGTAAATAATGTTtctctaaaaaaaaaaaaacagtatTCTGCAAATTTTACATATTCTAACAAACTCAATAATAACacaaaaaaatggaataataGTTATGATGTAAATATTACTTCAAAAAATGGTCACACTCCTAATTTAATGAAAAGTGCATTAAATTATTGGGAGTATAATGCAAattctaaaaataataatat belongs to Plasmodium yoelii strain 17X genome assembly, chromosome: 11 and includes:
- a CDS encoding acetate--CoA ligase, coding for MNNAEHNGVASKMDSSKIDNIDIDENIFLNSKSFPVNEAYEVDQNKFGGNNQIKDIKEYKKMYEESIKNPELFWGDMAKNNLRWSKLFTKTYIGNFNKGNVSWFVNGKINACDNCVDRWVEKHPNKTAIIWEKDTPNDYKKISYQKLLEKVCKIANLLKMYGVKKQDCVTIYLPMIPELIYSMLACARIGAIHNVVFAGYSTRSLSERIVSSGSTILITSDFGLRGGKLTKLKNIADGAMEMSGMIKTCIVFKNKTKRNDNNNNSILNSKSNNMYNTSNICSQGSSHFLQYYAVGNATHKNNNDPSPNVYDSILHNDISNHIKEDTFDKKTENLNNCVTNNITGICSNSNHNDINLSSNNDTNDVNLSKNNKIDKKGTKEKDIQTLNKLISKNTNINKKNQNKENGTYKELYNNNDQYIIDGKENKLTENGTQMNGHISYDNNMINCNQVNAFEHINDYNIHNGHANYEQNCKSKYDFDENICTLKEGRDINGSMLMKNMRPYCPIEYVDSEDFLSILYTSGSTGKPKGVTHTTAGYLLYAFATSKYIFDIKDDDIFGCVADIGWVTGHTYVVYGPLLNGITTTLFSSIPTYPDCSRYWNLIQTHKITQFYTAPTALRTLMKHGDYYIKNYDLSSCRILGSVGEPINPETWRWYYNVVGKKKCVIVDTYWQTETGGIVIAPIPHLFKMKPGSASLPFFGIQLEILNSKTLEPLKGPNVCGILCIKSSWPGMLRTVYGNHNRLIKTYFEACPSYYFTGDGAYRDEDGYYWISGRIDDTLNVSGHRLGAAEIEHALVQHSCISESAVVSFSHKVKGEGILCFVVKKLTSFQKYPECNGDNNNNDELNNRSLLSSNDNIVQNHTHENYTDEKLIEELKLYVRKVIGPIATPDIICIVPDLPKTRSGKIIRRILRAIAIGLNDYGDISTVSNYDVIEIIKNKFMESKEKRYGVAS
- a CDS encoding transportin; this encodes MHNTNFENNLYMGWKPNEKIYKTIIEALSSSCNNSNNNVQIEVTKVLKDLNENVSDAALYLLHIFMNKQENSDVRQVGGLLLKNYINSKNKFLTNDILKIIKNEIFKLVEDEIKEIRNTSGSVITSILTKYEGIEKWPEALYNLLLLVERGNNDVVDGAFRAIIIIIEDELINRKNTDSLFFQFCKTQLLEKLFLYCSLQEKSIKKKYAAECLDLFINASCFATNGIFNEYFPQLWECLGYLAAEEDTQILKIVVTCVTIITDTRYASIFNNLDGIIQFMVNATNSGDRKVQLEALEFWPVFIKDRSYMAYSNYNNNNSNNNKCIISSNVTDGKPIGTNTSENYIDENIYKNINELRNEALKTLKNYLPYLCKILIDNTVYTKWDYLTMDESHFQNDNANVPDLIQDISPELYHSSNNNNFANAQSSDNKSNNMLNEQGEYLKVQNINSNINGNCANNNNENCMNVNSGDITNDNNINDDLDDMSDEEKNDEMTSRTWGNDWTVRKGAALCLDYLSNVYNDDILEYILPHIEEKLMSDKWNIRESAVLSLGAIAKGCMYSLSPFIPKVLEYLIKLLNDEKPLARSISCWCVTRFSSWICHPDNCDKWFEPVLLNLLKRVLDSNKRVQEAACSSFANLEEDALELLNNHLHEIVHTIQQAFQIYQAKNYFILFDVVGTLIDSVNIVKENIDLAHEIVNSILIKWNNIRISSPYIIALMECMSCITSAYGKEFLKYAKIVIRTCIKFLVLLYIDLEEEIKYYYNRKVNNSNSFIVNRNNITQTANELLNYYKISNEDYFINLKDIDSISSSKKKDLIECSFDLLSRILSVINSDIIEIIAENEYNFIPLVHKYCLKVGCVHIDGIMFTINSLDNNNQNSADGVNTNNNRSGSNEKGMPLLLNHNYNTKLPTSSSSIGNDNVNVSSGSVKNGVIMINKENEYTELAKQFLNFGILQSNFALIGDISRFCAQYLIPFLNDIIPFLIAHISHPSIPVSNNASWAIGEISIHINSQYIEPYVDEIVKQHIYICQNSKYHGCLLQNICITVGRLCSTYPKKIIYYFPQFLKTWLKIMSHGTQENEKINSLKAILEALYLNLDIAAEHLKDIVYIILKYKYVSQNINIFFHQFLSTMKQKYPNQWKEIYNPMMDEHSSPIPTDMLNDLSTRFNL